The region GTATCCAGGGTGCCGCGTGGGGGAAGCCGGAAATCAAGTCCATCAATGCCCGCTCCGACAACCTGTTCCGGGTCGCGAAGTGGCGGGAACTCTACCGGGCAGGCAAGACCGCACTCGTCCCCATGAACGGGTACGTAGAGTTTGTGGAGACCTCGCCCAAGTACAAGGTGCCTGTGTTCATTCACGACAACACCACACCCCTCCTGACCGCAGCAGGCCTCTATGACGAGGAACAGGGCGCGTACACGATCATCACCATGGAAGCCGACCTCGGAGCCGGGGAAGTCCACACCCGGCAACCGATCTTCGTCCCGAGGACATGCAGGACCGGTGGCTACAAGTCGGGCCGGCGACACCCCAGGCAAGGG is a window of Arthrobacter woluwensis DNA encoding:
- a CDS encoding SOS response-associated peptidase family protein — its product is MRGPFVAERADNNGTHARALVTGTWGIQGAAWGKPEIKSINARSDNLFRVAKWRELYRAGKTALVPMNGYVEFVETSPKYKVPVFIHDNTTPLLTAAGLYDEEQGAYTIITMEADLGAGEVHTRQPIFVPRTCRTGGYKSGRRHPRQG